The Alnus glutinosa chromosome 10, dhAlnGlut1.1, whole genome shotgun sequence DNA window tttgagagagaCATTAACAATAtagtgatagtttgagaggaatatgtgtacttttccctatagaaataaaaataaaaaagaaattcaaaggaGGGCGAACCAGCCCAATTTGGCCAATCTGAGGTGGTCCGACTATgtccttgaatttctttttcatttttatatatttatatattttattgtttatatatatatatatatatatatatatatatatatatatattattttttgctaacattttttccttaaaaatttaCCAATCAGGACGGAATACATATATgatagaaattttctacaaaccggtttcTAAGAAATTATCTACAAACCACATATAAGATCGACATGTGTCAATAGCATGTATTTCTCACACTCTTTTTTAATAgcgttaataaaaaaatatgtgattctcacatacttaaatgacacatattaattttatatgtgggttacAGAAATTTTTGTACAATTAACATATTCATCTTccatacttacaaaaaaaaaaaaaaaaaaaaaaaaaaaaaaacttatcttCCAGCCTTGAAGGGAGGTACTACAATCGAAGGTTGAAGGTGACCTACTACTTTTAAGATTTAAGGCTTGAATCTTTGTTACTACTGTTCAAGAGATTTCGGTGGTTCAAATTGTTCATTCAAAGCTCCGATTAACGTCAAAAACGACCGTTCTGTTATCATCTccactttttaaaaaagcacgcatactttttttttttttttttttttttatcctgtGGACCCCTCATCAATTCTAAAATGGCGAAATCGTCCTCTTTTATTTCATTGACCGAACTATCCTTACAATATCACATTTGAACATGTCGTTATGCTTATGAGAAGATTATACCTCATTTCACTCTAACTAATTGTCAAATGAAAATCAAGAAGTAAATATTTCCCTATAGGATTTGGAtaaggtttttattttgatgcttttttttttttttttttttttttttttttttttttaaatttttcgcACGTGATAGAAAATCTTTTTTCgtttgttggtgttttttttaGATGGTATTTAGGTCATATGGTGTTGGAGCATCACATGACGTGGCCATGACAATGACGTTAGGGGTTTAAGGGGGAGTTTATAACATCTCGGTCAtatattggaaagagatgaatagctcatatagagtgaatggtttataaagatactcatgtgTGCTGAATCTTACATTGCATAGCTATTAGGTGAAATTGAGCTTTTTATAAGAGATTTTATGatagtttcaaattgactagttctttttgGGTAATaacgcagatgtggctagcgctttttcctgAGTCGTTACAATTTTCATatgacataaaagtgaaaataattttggatgtttcgtgttttgaattttttgttgatatttttgttttgaaaagtggaaacaaaagagaaaaagaaaatagtgtTATGAAACAAAGCCTAATGCCACAAATTGTATACCAAAGAAGAATAGTTTAAATCCTAGaatttcattttcataagaAGTTTTAGTAGACTATAAAAGCCGTATAATAAATGGCATGATATTGTCAAGCAAGATGTGAATATAACAGCTCACACCATAGTTAAATTGATTATTCTATGTGTCATAGATAGAGTTTGGGTTGAATAAATTCTAACTTGTATATAACTATCTGTGGTATTATATCTAGAGAGCTTGTACCCCTAGGTAATTGATGTTTATTCAATAAagattactatatatatatatatatatatatatatatatatatatatatatatatatatatatatatatatatatatatatatatatatatatatatatatatattttaaaataaataaataaatgacatgATAAGCAATTATTACACTCTTTTTGAACTATTGCATGTTTATTGAATCATAAATGGCATTTTTATAAAggttagcaattaataaatgatATGATAATTATGATACTATTGTTGTTGGAGTTTTCAAGTTATATGATTTAGATTTTACTAATTTAgtatttattacattttttttaattcattctaTCTCACTTAatgataaaatgataaaaaaaatacaattatttaaGAACCCTAGAGGATCTCGGCttattaaaacaaacaaaaaatttcttcaaattgagttagaaaaaattcttataattcagtttattaaattaacatatattaattctattaaaaatgcatgtgaaaatcaaATACTGATGTgagtttaattaattagattgaatttattttttactaccCAATTTGGGCAACAtaatcttttcaattttcaagtgaaataaaaaagagtcattattaaaatttaatgttACCTAACAATATAGaggtaataaataaatatattaataggCCACTcgaaatatttaaataatataatgttaTTTATAACATTAAATATAACGACATTAGTTTCTGACCACTTGTCACTTGTTTGGAGTTAAAGAAGAGCTCAGGATCATTTATTACTCGACCAGTCGACCGTTAAGCCCAAAAGAGATAATAATTAGAGGGACATAAAATAAGGGGGGTTAGGGACAAATAAGTCATAATTTAAGAATCTTAAAACGACAGCGTGGCCCCATCCCAAGTGTTAGCCCAAGGGGGAGAGATTTGCCATAATTTGAATTCACTCCCCCACAGACTCTCTCCCTCTATAACAAACTAACTTTGAACTGTGACAGCTCTGCCCCGTCCCAACTGTGTCTCTCCTCTCCCCTCCGTACAACCCAaccacttaaattaaaaaaagagaagcacaacagagagaaataaaaaagttttgaatcaatcaatcaatcaatctgTGTGTATTTTCTCATCCATTTCTTCTTCACCGATTACTTAACCAAAGAAATGTCCGGCTTCGTAGGCATTCTGGTCTCCGATCCATGGCTGCAAAACCAGTTCACACAAGTCGAGCTCCGCAGCTTGAAAGCTCACGTAATTCTAATcgagctctctctctttctctatttttttttttttttttttttcaaatttggatATGATGTGATGTATGGTTTTGGTAAGTTTGGTTGGTTATGAGTGATGTGCAGTTCATGAACATGAGGAGGGAGAGCGGGAAGCTGACGGTGGGGGAGCTGGCGGCCAAGATGTCGCGTTTGAAGGTGGTGGGAGAGAATCTGACGGAGGAGGAGAGAGCGTCGTTTATCCACGATTTGAATCGAAACTTGGACGACGACGTCGATTTCGAGTACTTTCTCAGAGTCAGTTACTACTGCTTCATCAAAACGACGCTGTAGATCTTGTTTTTTGATCTCagccttttattttatattatttatcttttatttatctatttttttttttttttcttttgtttgtgaaTGTTTGTATTTGGAATCTGAGTTCGCGATTCTTCTGATTTCTAGTTGAGGAATGTGAATTCGTCAGTGCTCCGTTTTTTTGTTTCCTAGAAAACttgagaaagaaaggaaattaaaaCTTTAGTTccactttttgaatttttggcaCAGCTGTTCGGTTTCTGTCagtagccttttttttttgagtgtctAATTCTGCCACTTAAAACTGGAAGATCTTATAACTGTTTTGTTGTAGAGACAaggtaaacaaaaaagaactgCAAATCTCGtcaactattcatttttttttttttttttttgttaaggttTGAACTTGAAATCTGAGTTCTCGATTCTTCAGATTTCTAGTTGAGGAATGTGAATTGGTTGGTGCTCCGTTTGGTTTCCACATgtaagagaaaattaaaactGTACTTCCAGTTCCACCTTTTGAATTGTACGGCACAGCTATTCGGTTTCACTCGGTAACTCTTATTGCTATTTGAATTTCTAATTCATCTAGTTTTGTCTGGAAAGATCTTATAAAAGTTGATGAATTCTCTGTTTGGTTGTTAAAAAGACGTAAGCAAAAAAGAAATGTGAATCTtgtcagctttttttttttttttttggttaaagttcGAATTTGAAATCGGTGTTCTCGATTCCTCTGATTTCTAGTTGAGGAACGTGAATTGATTAGTGCTCCGTTTAGTTTCcatgaaaatgtaaaaaataatataaattaaaaatttagctCCACTTTTGGAATTGTCTGCACAGCTATTTGGTTTCGCTCAGtaacttttttgaatttctaaTTCTTGTACTTTTGACTGGAAAGATCTTATATTCTCTGTTTGGTTGTTGAGAAGACGTAAGCAAGAAAGAAATGTGAATATTGttggcttttttattttatttgttgatgGTTGTATTTGAGACCTGAGTTTTTGATTCTTCTGATTCGCTGTTGAGGAATTGATTAATGCTCTCTTTGGTTaccaaaaaaatgtaagaaagaagggaaattaaattttgtttctaCTTCCCCCCCCAATAGATTGGCACAGCTTTTCGGTTTTGCTCAGTAACTTTTCAGTTTTTcacttataaatttgaaaatgatttgGCCTACAAAATACTGTAGGAAGAAATTATTAGTAGGTGAACCATAATTGTGTAATTTAAAATCATGGCAGGTGTATTTGACACTCCAAGGCCATGCAACTGCTAGAACTGGAAGTAATGCAAAGAATTCATCTGCGTTCCTCAAGGCTGCCACTACCACATTGCTTCACACCATTAGTGAATCCGAGAAGGCCTCTTATGTTGGGCACATCAATAATTACCTCGCACAAGATGAGTTTCTGAACCGATACCTTCCTATCGATCCTTCAACTAACGATCTCTTTGAGATTGCAAAAGATGGAGTTCTTCTCTGGTGATGACTTATCgtttttattgtttcattgaGCTTTATGATTAGTCTTCTTGAGTTTCTTATTTAGAAAggacttgtttttttttttttttttttttgtgtgcagTAAGCTAATTAATGTCGCAGTCCCAGGAACCATTGATGAACGTGCTATTAACACTAAGAGAGTACTCAATCCATGGGAAAGGAATGAGAATCATACACTCTGCCTCAACTCTGCCAAGGCTATTGGATGTACCGTAGTCAATATAGGGACTCAGGACTTTATTGAAGGAAGGGTATGTATACATCCATTTAATACATgcaatgtttttcaattttttcattatatTAATGGGTCATTCTTAATTTCCATgctaaaatgattaaatctagAAAGGTTTAAGTATCTTACCAAATTATGAGTCTGTCCTAGTGCTTAAAAGCTTCCTACTAACCAAGTGACTAGTGATATGGTGCCTGCCTTAAAAGGTTATGCTACATTTGAGTTTTCTGGTTTAGGGAGTCTTTTATCGACTGGTTAAAGTATGCTTTATAGTTATCCAAGTTTGTTTGGGCGGATTACTTTCAAACTATCCTAACTGAACTATACTGAAGACTTTGTGAAAAATCTGCCCAGTTGTCAATTGTTAATAAGAACCATCCCTTCTAATCTGATTCTTTTTAAAACTATTGGACAGAACAACGTTATATTTGGAGCAGGAAcataaactgattttttttttttttaaaataaataagtctCAGCAATTTTAACAACTCTAATCGTCAATGTGAACACTGTtctatttgttttgtttcagCGTCATCTTGTGCTTGGAGTGATTTCTCAGATCATTAAGGTAAGAGTCTCACGGTTATCTACTTAAGTTAATTTTACGGAGATATAAGATTCATGATCATTAagtttaaatttgtattattttaaagaTATAACCTTAACTATGGTTATCTAATGCAAGCCTTTGAGGCTTTGGATCCATTGAGTTGATAGAGAATGCATAGTCATTAGCATTCATACTGTatgtttgaaattaaattttgacTTTTCCAATGGCTATGCTATGATAGATACAATTATTAGCAGATCTCAACTTGAAGAATACACCTCAGCTGGTGGAGTTGGTAGATGATAGTAAGGTAAATGTAGTCTTGCATCAGAAATTCTGGTTcgttgaaaaattatttaacagGAGTTTACATCAATAAACGTTCTGATAGATTATCTTCTGATATTTAAAACCAATAGGATGTGGAAGAGTTGATGAGTCTATCACCAGAGAAGATCTTACTGAGGTGGATGAATTTTCAATTGAAGAAAGCTGGATACAAAAAGATAGTCACAAACTTCTCCTCTGATGTGAAGGTAGATGAGAAAAAGTTagcgtaaaaaaaaaaaaaaaaaaaaattcactttttgtATCTTTAATGGCTATCTAGTTATTTTCGTTTTGTGAATACATGTTGTCAACTATTGGCTTTTGTTAAAACTTTGAATACCATTTCTCGTGAATGGCATATATGTAGCTCAAATTGTGACTTGAACTCATTTAAGCATTTCTAGATGATCATCTATCAATAAGATTAATGATATCTTGTTATTTAAACTGTAGTTGAAGATATTCTGAATTTCTATGAGTGAGGAAGGTATTGTACTGTAAACTTTGAGACCATTCATTGACAGGTTTATACTTTATGATGAAGATTTAGTTGATAGTTACAGTCTCAAGTGATAGAGCGCAAACTACACAAGTCATATAGAAGAACATCATATCACAACTGCATCCTATCTGCAGCTCCTCATATTATCTTCCTATTTTTGGTTTCCCCATGCTAGTTTAGTTGCTACTTGATTGGTTGAGCCACCTTGATTGGCACCTGGGGTTGCAAAATCCATCCATTTTTTTCGTTGACCTGAAAGACCTGTCTTCTTTTTGCTATAAGAAATATATGTGCTCAATGGTATGTATGCCATAGTATTTGTTTATGGATTTAGGTTATAGAGGGGCTTGCATGTGTCTACATGTCCTATATATGGACCTTGCATCTTTTTTTTGTCATCCTCACTTAACTGGCAATTGAAGTTTCTACAAAGCCTAGCTTGTTAGACCCAGGTAGCCTACTTGTTTTCATAAAGATCGTATAACAGAGATGTACATTAAAACTAGAAACatcttctcttcctctcttctgTTAAAGATCTTTGATACAGGAAGTCAACTGGTTTGGCTTCCTAAAATTAATTTACTACTATAAGActtctttttatccttttacATGATTGCTAAAATTGCTTTAGGAAAATTTAAATTGGCAACGGTATGTTGTGGGTTATGCATGCttaatattttcattaatttgaaagcATTGTTTCTACTCAAAATGGATGCTTGAAATCATCTCACAATTAGATTTACCTAGGCATGGCAAGTTTTTACCTTCTTTAGtaattgctatttttcttctctctttgatTTCACGCATCATGGCCTTATTGGTGATTGTATTGGAGTTATCCCACATCGGTTGTGGAAGGGACTGGGTGGTCAGTTTATAAGTGTGAGGGAAAACCTCACCCCATAAGTTAGCTTTTGGGGTTGAGAGAGGCCTAAGACCACCCAACAGATTGTTCGTTGAGTATACCATTTGCACGTAATTGATCATGCTTCAAGCTGTCTTCTCATTTGTTACTTATGGGATAATAGAAATCCATTTTGTTTAATTCACATGGCAAGTAGCTATATTCTTTTTCCAGTTTCTTTGGTGGCTTTCCAGCTAGActtaataaagaagaagaaaaaagccaTTTGGTTACAGTGGGAGAAGAAGCCATTTGGTTCAAAGATCACTGCCACTAACTGTTGCTGTATTGTCAGATTAAATTTTAGGTTTTCTGGTTTTActcttaaattaaatgctaactTCCATTTGCTTATGAGAATTGAATCGGTCAATGTTTTCCTTTATAGAagccaaaaacaagaaaaccaaTAACTTCACTCGGTAGTGCTAAAAATAAATTTCCAGCTACAGGTTTAAGTATTTGTAGTTGGTACTTGGCTGGTCTTTAACTGTGTAAGATGCTTGACCTGCAGGATGGAGAAGCTTATGCTCACCTCCTAAATGTTCTTGCGCCAGAGCACAGTAATCCATCCACTTTGGCTGCAAAAGATCCTTTGGCAAGAGCGAAGTTAGTTCTGGAACATGCAGATAGGATGGGTTGCAAGAGATACTTAACTGCAAAAGATATCGTGGAAGGTTCCCCCAATCTGAACCTTGCTTTTGTTGCACATATTTTCCAGCATAGGTGAGAATGGATCCATggagaaaaaaattgcattttaaatGGTTGCTGTGGATGTTCTGGCAACTTGAGAACATTCTGAACCTGCTAGTTGATATAGAGAACAAATGATTGCATCCAGAAATACGTGTCATGCATGCTATAGTTATATTCCTTAAAGTAAACTTGTCCGAATGGATAGCGGACATTATATCATTTACTTGTTTTTATAAATTCTCTTAATGAGctgttattattattcttgttttttacatttttgtttGTCAAGATGAATTGATGATTTATatgttcctttctttttttactttttctcgTCTGTAAAGAATTGAGAGAGGTGAaactaatatttaatttttccaTGTAGGAATGGGCTCTCAACCCAAACAAAACAGATATCTTTCCTTGAAACTTTGCCAGATGATGCCCAAGTATCCAGAGAAGAGAGAGCATTTCGCCTTTGGATGAATAGTCTTGGAAACTCAACATATATCAACAATGTTTTTGAAGATCTTAGAAACGGGTGGGGTATATTTTGCAATTACTACTTGATCATAAATTCTTATCATTGTTCTTTATCTTGGACTTTCGAATGTAAATAAGCTATATTTCATTCA harbors:
- the LOC133879768 gene encoding fimbrin-2, yielding MSGFVGILVSDPWLQNQFTQVELRSLKAHFMNMRRESGKLTVGELAAKMSRLKVVGENLTEEERASFIHDLNRNLDDDVDFEYFLRVYLTLQGHATARTGSNAKNSSAFLKAATTTLLHTISESEKASYVGHINNYLAQDEFLNRYLPIDPSTNDLFEIAKDGVLLCKLINVAVPGTIDERAINTKRVLNPWERNENHTLCLNSAKAIGCTVVNIGTQDFIEGRRHLVLGVISQIIKIQLLADLNLKNTPQLVELVDDSKDVEELMSLSPEKILLRWMNFQLKKAGYKKIVTNFSSDVKDGEAYAHLLNVLAPEHSNPSTLAAKDPLARAKLVLEHADRMGCKRYLTAKDIVEGSPNLNLAFVAHIFQHRNGLSTQTKQISFLETLPDDAQVSREERAFRLWMNSLGNSTYINNVFEDLRNGWVLLETLDKVSTGIVNWKIANKPPIKMPFKKVENCNQVVKIGKQLKFSLVNIAGNDIVQGNKKLILAYLWQLMRYTILQLLKNLRFHSHGKEITDADILEWANTKVRNSGSQSHIYSFKDKSLSDGIFFLELLSSVQPRAVNWSLVTKGRTDEEKKMNATYIISIARKLGCSIFLLPEDITEVNQKMILTLTASIMYWFLKNPVEDRPSGTSDSESGSQSETISNSTIDDSASESSIEENGNM